A region from the Silene latifolia isolate original U9 population chromosome 7, ASM4854445v1, whole genome shotgun sequence genome encodes:
- the LOC141591747 gene encoding protein STRUBBELIG-RECEPTOR FAMILY 6-like isoform X2, which translates to MFTSMNSPSGLTGWTASGGDPCGQSWKGVTCSGSKVTQIKIPNLGLTGSIGYSLQNLQSVTDFDLSHNNFGGTVPYNLPPNVVRLNLASCNFNGGLPYSISLMKSLKELDLSQNQFNGQLGLDFSQLTSLTKMDISDNALTGNLPTTMSSLTSLTSLDLQNNQFTGTIDVLADLPLDTLNVANNHFTGWIPKELENINLQKGGNSWNSGPAPPPPPGAPSHKKSGSHKKSSESSGSGLSAGAIVGIILAIFLVVAIVGFVIFKRRLRRPSHDVEKTDMDKPFVPLASSDVQELKSVHSSSSLNTTTLDASVAAINIKPPPHDRHKSFDDEDFSNKPIVTKVPARVPDNVKSFSIADLQMATDSFSSENLIGEGSIGRVYRAHFDDGKVLAVKKINSSVIDNHSRDFTEVVASISQLHHSNVTELVGYCSEHGQHLLIYEFHKNGSLHDFLHLEDEYSKPLTWNTRVKIALGSARALEYLHEICSPSVVHQNFKSENILLDGELNPHLSDCGLARMLPDVNQAVNHNACAPEVADSGEYTLKSDVYSFGVVMLELLTGRKPFDSSRTRAEQSLVRWATPQLHDIDALSKMVDPALEGLFPVKSLSRFADVIALCVQPEPEFRPPMSEVVQSLVRLVQRANMSKRTVGTPRESSDTTDSVN; encoded by the exons ATGTTTACCAGCATGAACTCACCTTCAGGACTAACTGGATGGACTGCAAGTGGTGGTGATCCGTGTGGTCAGTCATGGAAAGGTGTTACCTGCTCAGGCTCGAAAGTAACACAAAT AAAAATACCAAACCTTGGTCTTACTGGGTCAATTGGGTATTCGCTTCAAAATTTGCAGTCGGTCACTGACTT TGACTTAAGCCACAATAATTTCGGAGGCACGGTGCCTTATAACCTCCCGCCAAATGTTGTCCGATT AAACCTTGCCAGTTGCAATTTCAATGGAGGATTACCCTATTCAATTTCTCTAATGAAATCTTTAAAGGAGCT AGACCTTAGCCAGAATCAATTCAACGGACAACTGGGCCTCGACTTTTCCCAGCTTACTTCATTGACTAAAAT GGATATCTCTGACAACGCTCTTACAGGCAACCTCCCAACAACAATGAGTTCATTGACAAGTTTAACCTCGTT AGATTTGCAGAACAACCAGTTCACAGGCACAATTGATGTTCTTGCTGACCTACCTCTTGATACTTT GAATGTTGCGAATAACCACTTCACTGGATGGATTCCAAAAGAGTTGGAGAACATAAATCTGCA GAAGGGTGGTAACTCATGGAACTCAGGCCCCGCACCTCCACCACCTCCTGGAGCCCCTAGTCATAAAAAATCCGGGAGCCACAAAAAATCATCAGAAAGTTCAGGCTCCGGTCTTAGTGCCGGTGCCATTGTTGGCATAATTTTGGCTATTTTTCTGGTTGTGGCAATAGTTGGTTTTGTCATATTTAAGAGAAGATTACGCAGGCCATCCCATGATGTAGAGAAGACTGACATGGATAAGCCATTTGTCCCTCTTGCTTCAAGTGATGTGCAAG AATTGAAGTCTGTGCATTCGTCATCCTCACTCAACACAACCACACTTGATGCATCAGTTGCCGCAATAAATATTAAACCTCCACCACATGATCGCCACAAATCATTTGATGATGAAGACTTCTCGAATAAGCCTATCGTGACAAAAGTGCCTGCGCGCGTGCCAGACAATGTAAAATCATTTTCCATAGCAGATTTGCAGATGGCCACTGACAGTTTCAGCTCTGAAAATCTTATTGGAGAAGGGTCTATTGGTCGTGTTTATCGTGCTCATTTTGATGATGGAAAG GTATTGGCTGTGAAAAAGATAAATTCTTCAGTGATTGACAACCATAGCAGAGATTTCACTGAAGTTGTTGCCAGTATTTCCCAGTTACATCATTCAAATGTTACTGAACTGGTTGGTTATTGCTCTGAACATGGGCAGCACTTGCTAATTTACGAGTTCCATAAGAATGGATCCCTGCACGACTTCTTACATCTTGAAGATGAATACAGTAAACCATTGACCTGGAACACTCGTGTCAAGATTGCTTTGGGGAGCGCACGTGCTCTTGA GTATCTGCATGAAATTTGCTCACCCTCTGTTGTTCATCAAAACTTTAAGTCAGAGAACATATTACTTGATGGAGAGCTGAACCCACATCTTTCCGATTGCGGGCTAGCCCGTATGCTTCCCGATGTAAATCAG GCAGTTAACCACAATGCGTGTGCACCTGAGGTCGCTGATTCCGGTGAGTATACCCTAAAAAGCGATGTCTACAGTTTCGGCGTGGTCATGTTAGAGCTTCTGACAGGACGAAAACCTTTTGATAG CTCAAGAACGAGGGCAGAACAATCTCTAGTACGGTGGGCAACGCCTCAGCTTCATGACATTGATGCTCTGAGTAAAATGGTGGATCCTGCTTTGGAAGGCCTCTTCCCCGTCAAGTCTTTGTCTCGTTTTGCTGATGTCATTGCTCTCTGCGTTCAG CCGGAGCCAGAATTCCGACCACCAATGTCAGAGGTGGTGCAGTCCCTGGTTCGCTTGGTTCAACGAGCAAACATGAGCAAGAGAACTGTTGGTACTCCTCGAGAGAGTTCCGATACAACTGACAGTGTCAATTAA
- the LOC141591748 gene encoding O-fucosyltransferase 36-like, which produces MKELERESISSDDEEGDCRNLINQNDIVKPTSNSQSFSPFDIDHKGFGTSFGRCFKLDKFKNKRYLCFVILITLLVLLYFSLGLHNSSVWDVRLIKSPSDEMREAELRALYLLKEQQLGLISLLNSTLNSSRSDENNGTSGYLNLSGMSVQRTVFEELKARVYDGVVLNKEIQKVLLSTHKNGNVSELGVGNGELMDGGFNMCGRVDQKLAERRTIEWNPRLDKYLFAICVSGQMSNHLICLEKHMFFAAVLGRVLVIPSHKVDYEFNKVLDIEHINKCLGKNVVVTFEEFAEAKKKEMRIDKFICYFRDCYVDDEHVKKLKSLGLSLPKLQSPWGEDVKEPKKRTMKDVKAAFSSEDAVIAIGDVFFADVERDWVMQPGGPIAHKCRTLVEPSRLIMLTAQRFVQTFLGKNYVALHFRRHGWLKFCNAKNPSCFYSVPQAASCIARVVERSNTPVIYLSTDAAGSETGLLQSLLVVDGKTVPLVQRPARNSAEKWDALLYRHGLDGNSQVEAMLDKTICAMSSVFIGSSGSTFTEDIIRLRRGWASSSVCDEYICQGELPNFIAEDE; this is translated from the exons ATGAAGGAGTTGGAAAGAGAGAGTATTTCTTCAGATGATGAAGAAGGGGATTGCAGGAATTTGATTAATCAAAACGACATTGTAAAACCCACTTCAAATTCTCAATCTTTTTCCCCTTTTGACATTGATCATAAGGGTTTTGGTACGTCTTTTGGACGTTGTTTCAAGCTTGATAAGTTCAAGAATAAGAGGTATTTGTGTTTTGTAATCTTAATTACATTGTTAGTTTTGCTTTATTTTTCATTAGGGTTGCATAATTCTAGTGTTTGGGATGTTAGATTGATTAAGTCTCCTTCTGATGAAATGAGGGAAGCTGAATTGAGAGCTTTGTATCTTTTGAAAGAACAGCAATTAGGGTTAATTTCCTTGTTGAATAGTACATTGAATAGTAGTAGGAGTGATGAGAATAATGGGACTTCTGGGTACTTGAATTTGAGTGGAATGTCGGTCCAAAGAACGGTTTTTGAGGAGTTAAAAGCTAGGGTTTATGATGGGGTGGTGTTGAATAAGGAAATTCAGAAGGTTTTGTTGTCAACTCATAAGAATGGGAATGTTTCGGAATTGGGTGTTGGAAATGGTGAGTTGATGGATGGAGGGTTTAATATGTGTGGGAGAGTGGATCAGAAGTTGGCGGAGAGGAGAACTATTGAGTGGAACCCGAGGTTGGATAAGTACTTGTTTGCAATTTGTGTGTCGGGGCAAATGTCGAACCATTTGATTTGTCTTGAGAAACATATGTTCTTTGCAGCGGTTTTGGGTAGGGTTTTGGTGATCCCGAGCCATAAGGTTGATTATGAGTTTAATAAGGTATTGGATATTGAGCATATAAACAAGTGTTTGGGAAAGAATGTGGTTGTAACGTTTGAAGAATTTGCTGAGGCTAAGAAGAAGGAGATGCGCATTGATAAATTCATTTGCTACTTCAGGGATTGTTATGTTGATGATGAACATGTTAAGAAGTTGAAGTCTCTAGGTTTGTCTTTGCCTAAGCTTCAATCGCCTTGGGGGGAAGATGTGAAGGAACCTAAGAAAAGGACAATGAAGGATGTCAAGGCTGCATTTTCTTCTGAAGACGCAGTTATTGCTATTGGAGACGTCTTTTTTGCTGATGTTGAAAGGGATTGGGTGATGCAGCCCGGAGGTCCAATTGCTCACAAGTGTAGAACTTTGGTTGAACCTAGTCGTCTAATAATGCTCACTGCCCAGCGTTTTGTTCAAACCTTTTTGGGCAAGAACTATGTTGCCCTTCATTTTCGAAGACATGGCTGGTTGAAGTTTTG CAATGCTAAAAATCCAAGCTGCTTTTATTCGGTGCCTCAAGCTGCAAGCTGCATTGCAAGGGTAGTTGAAAGGTCTAATACACCAGTGATATATCTTTCCACGGATGCTGCAGGTAGTGAAACAGGATTACTTCAGTCACTCCTTGTTGTTGACGGGAAGACTGTACCACTTGTTCAGAGACCAGCCCGAAATTCAGCTGAGAAATGGGATGCTCTGTTGTATAGACATGGCCTCGATGGGAATTCCCAG GTGGAAGCCATGCTGGATAAAACAATTTGTGCAATGTCTAGTGTATTCATTGGGTCTTCTGGGTCTACCTTCACAGAAGATATAATTCGGCTAAGACGGGGCTGGGCATCGTCATCAGTTTGTGATGAATACATCTGCCAGGGTGAGCTACCAAACTTCATAGCGGAGGATGAATGA
- the LOC141591745 gene encoding receptor-like protein 2, producing the protein MAVEFQTSLSNGSYHLVFILLLYASTFTYQQACHTGDRQSLVNFSGLLSSSLRPLNWSSDSDCCSSWEGIGCDYTGRVTRLLLPSRRLKGKISSSLGSLISLVQLDLSQNLLYGVLPDGLFTSLKSLETIDISNNQFNGKIEPAFFALGSRLSSFNASNTYFNGQIPSSICATCPRLKTLDLSNAAFNGPIPVGLGRCSKLKVFRAGFNNLSGLLPDDIYSLKSLIELSVPANNINGTIGKKMLGLTGIKILELYSNSFSGTIHQNIGKLTKLEQLQLHINKFTGTIPPSLMNCTNLVKLVLRVNALEGNISTLDFSRLVRLQTLDLGNNYFTGNLPESIFSCKSLTAIRVAVNKLSGQISPSIKTLPSLTFLALSNNSFTNISGTLTILANCENLTLLSMAKNFYQEFLPSGKNFIGPKGFRNLQILALGGCSFRGHIPDWLANIKNLEALDLSYNELKGTIPDWFGTLTSLFYLDLSMNSLTGGLTVPLHRLSVMISVEAASKLKRIYLDLPVFVAPNNASNQQYNQLAILPPAIYLKGNQLTGAIPVEISQLQNLHVLDLSENYFSGSIPPKFSNLTSLEMLDLSQNNLGGQIPTSLQSLNFLSVFNVSYNNLEGQIPTGGQFGTFGESSYIGNPRLCGQVLLNQPCSILPVSSIPHDMAGSQYKRTFLDGFTIGAATVFVAVLGIQAFRLQKIFY; encoded by the coding sequence ATGGCAGTAGAGTTTCAAACCTCACTTTCCAATGGCAGCTACCATCTTGTCTTCATTTTACTCTTATATGCATCCACATTTACTTACCAGCAAGCTTGTCATACGGGCGATCGACAGTCACTTGTTAACTTTTCCGGGTTATTATCCTCTTCTCTGAGGCCTCTGAATTGGTCTTCTGATTCTGATTGCTGCTCATCTTGGGAAGGGATTGGTTGCGACTACACAGGTCGAGTCACACGTTTGTTACTACCATCGAGAAGATTAAAAGGGAAGATATCCTCTTCCCTTGGCAGCCTCATAAGTCTTGTTCAGCTCGATCTTTCTCAGAATTTACTCTATGGGGTACTCCCAGACGGACTTTTCACCTCATTGAAGAGCCTTGAGACGATAGACATTTCAAACAATCAATTCAATGGCAAGATTGAGCCTGCCTTCTTTGCTTTGGGGTCGAGATTATCGAGTTTCAATGCCAGTAACACTTACTTCAATGGTCAGATTCCCTCATCCATTTGCGCCACTTGTCCTCGCCTTAAGACCCTTGATTTATCCAACGCGGCTTTTAATGGGCCCATTCCTGTTGGCCTTGGGAGATGCTCAAAACTCAAAGTATTTCGGGCAGGTTTCAATAATCTGTCGGGATTACTTCCGGATGACATTTACAGTTTGAAGTCGCTGATCGAGTTATCAGTTCCGGCAAATAACATTAATGGAACCATTGGAAAGAAAATGCTGGGCTTAACCGGGATCAAGATCCTTGAATTATACTCCAACAGTTTTTCCGGCACAATCCATCAGAATATAGGGAAGCTCACTAAACTGGAGCAATTGCAACTCCACATAAATAAGTTTACTGGTACCATACCGCCATCCTTGATGAATTGCACAAATCTAGTGAAACTCGTATTGAGGGTCAATGCTCTGGAAGGTAACATCTCTACACTTGATTTCTCGAGGCTTGTCCGACTTCAGACGCTGGACCTTGGTAATAATTACTTCACTGGAAACCTACCTGAAAGTATTTTCTCATGCAAGTCATTAACTGCAATTAGAGTGGCCGTGAACAAGTTATCAGGACAAATTTCTCCAAGCATAAAGACCTTGCCATCTTTAACTTTCCTCGCACTTTCCAACAATAGCTTCACCAACATATCAGGAACACTAACTATATTGGCAAATTGCGAAAACCTTACCTTACTGTCAATGGCAAAAAACTTTTACCAAGAATTTTTACCCAGTGGGAAGAACTTCATAGGGCCAAAAGGATTCAGAAACCTTCAGATTCTTGCTCTCGGAGGATGTTCCTTCAGGGGTCACATACCCGACTGGCTGGCTAATATAAAGAATTTGGAGGCTCTAGACTTGTCATACAACGAACTGAAGGGAACAATTCCAGATTGGTTCGGAACTCTGACAAGCTTATTCTACTTGGACTTGTCCATGAATTCTCTTACTGGGGGACTTACAGTGCCATTGCATAGGCTGTCCGTGATGATATCAGTGGAGGCTGCTAGTAAGTTGAAACGAATTTATCTTGACCTTCCGGTCTTTGTCGCTCCTAATAATGCTAGTAACCAGCAATACAATCAACTCGCAATACTGCCTCCAGCTATATACCTCAAGGGAAACCAGCTTACAGGTGCAATTCCAGTTGAGATAAGCCAGTTACAGAACCTTCACGTGTTGGATCTTAGTGAAAACTACTTCTCAGGTAGCATCCCACCAAAGTTTTCCAATCTCACAAGCCTCGAAATGCTAGACCTCTCTCAAAATAATTTGGGTGGACAAATACCAACTTCACTGCAAAGTCTCAATTTCTTATCAGTGTTCAATGTCTCCTACAACAATCTCGAAGGACAGATTCCGACAGGGGGTCAGTTCGGTACTTTCGGAGAATCTAGTTATATTGGGAATCCAAGGTTATGTGGTCAAGTTCTTCTGAATCAACCTTGTTCAATTCTACCAGTTTCCTCGATACCACATGACATGGCTGGAAGCCAGTACAAAAGGACTTTTCTGGATGGATTCACAATTGGTGCAGCAACAGTATTTGTAGCTGTTCTTGGAATTCAAGCCTTCCGCCTTCAGAAGATATTCTACTGA
- the LOC141591747 gene encoding protein STRUBBELIG-RECEPTOR FAMILY 6-like isoform X1 — protein sequence MIMEQWMLLVICILIAGLSFINADTDQTDAAALNGMFTSMNSPSGLTGWTASGGDPCGQSWKGVTCSGSKVTQIKIPNLGLTGSIGYSLQNLQSVTDFDLSHNNFGGTVPYNLPPNVVRLNLASCNFNGGLPYSISLMKSLKELDLSQNQFNGQLGLDFSQLTSLTKMDISDNALTGNLPTTMSSLTSLTSLDLQNNQFTGTIDVLADLPLDTLNVANNHFTGWIPKELENINLQKGGNSWNSGPAPPPPPGAPSHKKSGSHKKSSESSGSGLSAGAIVGIILAIFLVVAIVGFVIFKRRLRRPSHDVEKTDMDKPFVPLASSDVQELKSVHSSSSLNTTTLDASVAAINIKPPPHDRHKSFDDEDFSNKPIVTKVPARVPDNVKSFSIADLQMATDSFSSENLIGEGSIGRVYRAHFDDGKVLAVKKINSSVIDNHSRDFTEVVASISQLHHSNVTELVGYCSEHGQHLLIYEFHKNGSLHDFLHLEDEYSKPLTWNTRVKIALGSARALEYLHEICSPSVVHQNFKSENILLDGELNPHLSDCGLARMLPDVNQAVNHNACAPEVADSGEYTLKSDVYSFGVVMLELLTGRKPFDSSRTRAEQSLVRWATPQLHDIDALSKMVDPALEGLFPVKSLSRFADVIALCVQPEPEFRPPMSEVVQSLVRLVQRANMSKRTVGTPRESSDTTDSVN from the exons ATGATAATGGAGCAATGGATGCTCCTAGTAATCTGCATTTTAATTGCAGGTTTAAGCTTTATTAATGCTGATACAGATCAAACTGATG CCGCTGCTCTCAACGGCATGTTTACCAGCATGAACTCACCTTCAGGACTAACTGGATGGACTGCAAGTGGTGGTGATCCGTGTGGTCAGTCATGGAAAGGTGTTACCTGCTCAGGCTCGAAAGTAACACAAAT AAAAATACCAAACCTTGGTCTTACTGGGTCAATTGGGTATTCGCTTCAAAATTTGCAGTCGGTCACTGACTT TGACTTAAGCCACAATAATTTCGGAGGCACGGTGCCTTATAACCTCCCGCCAAATGTTGTCCGATT AAACCTTGCCAGTTGCAATTTCAATGGAGGATTACCCTATTCAATTTCTCTAATGAAATCTTTAAAGGAGCT AGACCTTAGCCAGAATCAATTCAACGGACAACTGGGCCTCGACTTTTCCCAGCTTACTTCATTGACTAAAAT GGATATCTCTGACAACGCTCTTACAGGCAACCTCCCAACAACAATGAGTTCATTGACAAGTTTAACCTCGTT AGATTTGCAGAACAACCAGTTCACAGGCACAATTGATGTTCTTGCTGACCTACCTCTTGATACTTT GAATGTTGCGAATAACCACTTCACTGGATGGATTCCAAAAGAGTTGGAGAACATAAATCTGCA GAAGGGTGGTAACTCATGGAACTCAGGCCCCGCACCTCCACCACCTCCTGGAGCCCCTAGTCATAAAAAATCCGGGAGCCACAAAAAATCATCAGAAAGTTCAGGCTCCGGTCTTAGTGCCGGTGCCATTGTTGGCATAATTTTGGCTATTTTTCTGGTTGTGGCAATAGTTGGTTTTGTCATATTTAAGAGAAGATTACGCAGGCCATCCCATGATGTAGAGAAGACTGACATGGATAAGCCATTTGTCCCTCTTGCTTCAAGTGATGTGCAAG AATTGAAGTCTGTGCATTCGTCATCCTCACTCAACACAACCACACTTGATGCATCAGTTGCCGCAATAAATATTAAACCTCCACCACATGATCGCCACAAATCATTTGATGATGAAGACTTCTCGAATAAGCCTATCGTGACAAAAGTGCCTGCGCGCGTGCCAGACAATGTAAAATCATTTTCCATAGCAGATTTGCAGATGGCCACTGACAGTTTCAGCTCTGAAAATCTTATTGGAGAAGGGTCTATTGGTCGTGTTTATCGTGCTCATTTTGATGATGGAAAG GTATTGGCTGTGAAAAAGATAAATTCTTCAGTGATTGACAACCATAGCAGAGATTTCACTGAAGTTGTTGCCAGTATTTCCCAGTTACATCATTCAAATGTTACTGAACTGGTTGGTTATTGCTCTGAACATGGGCAGCACTTGCTAATTTACGAGTTCCATAAGAATGGATCCCTGCACGACTTCTTACATCTTGAAGATGAATACAGTAAACCATTGACCTGGAACACTCGTGTCAAGATTGCTTTGGGGAGCGCACGTGCTCTTGA GTATCTGCATGAAATTTGCTCACCCTCTGTTGTTCATCAAAACTTTAAGTCAGAGAACATATTACTTGATGGAGAGCTGAACCCACATCTTTCCGATTGCGGGCTAGCCCGTATGCTTCCCGATGTAAATCAG GCAGTTAACCACAATGCGTGTGCACCTGAGGTCGCTGATTCCGGTGAGTATACCCTAAAAAGCGATGTCTACAGTTTCGGCGTGGTCATGTTAGAGCTTCTGACAGGACGAAAACCTTTTGATAG CTCAAGAACGAGGGCAGAACAATCTCTAGTACGGTGGGCAACGCCTCAGCTTCATGACATTGATGCTCTGAGTAAAATGGTGGATCCTGCTTTGGAAGGCCTCTTCCCCGTCAAGTCTTTGTCTCGTTTTGCTGATGTCATTGCTCTCTGCGTTCAG CCGGAGCCAGAATTCCGACCACCAATGTCAGAGGTGGTGCAGTCCCTGGTTCGCTTGGTTCAACGAGCAAACATGAGCAAGAGAACTGTTGGTACTCCTCGAGAGAGTTCCGATACAACTGACAGTGTCAATTAA
- the LOC141590893 gene encoding protein RDM16-like produces MTSFLANSHPKQSPKRRITSRLVGKCKTTRFQPNEFKADSPDRAPIPNVEWWDMPLLRSDNYSDVGSIEDNLRMEKITIYVQHPEPLAESLPPIPAQPIRLTSKERKKLRTQHRLLREKDRQEAIRQGLMEAPKDKVKMSNVFYAAGSEVVQEPTKSERRIRAATAERLQAHVDRNIARKLTPAECSEKKKRKLFHDSNCSDTVVSVYRINNQVEANLSKGIGN; encoded by the exons ATGACTAGTTTCTTGGCTAATTCACATCCAAAACAATCGCCAAAGAGGAGGATCACCTCCCGGTTGGTGGGCAAATGTAAGACGACTCGATTTCAACCTAATGAGTTTAAGGCTGATTCCCCTGACAGAGCGCCTATTCCGAATGTTGAATGGTGGGATATGCCTCTTTTACGATCCGACAACTATTCTGATGTTGGCAGCATTGAAGATAATTTGAGGATGGAAAAGATCACCATCTATGTACAACATCCTGAACCGTTAGCTGAGTCTCTTCCGCCGATACCAGCTCAGCCAATTAGACTTACGAGCAAGGAACGAAAGAAACTCCGCACACAGCATCGCTTGCTTAGAGAAAAGGACAGGCAGGAGGCGATTAGACAAGGTCTAATGGAGGCGCCAAAGGATAAAGTTAAAATGAGTAACGTCTTTTATGCAGCGGGTTCTGAGGTCGTCCAGGAGCCAACAAAATCAGAGAGGAGGATTCGTGCAGCGACAGCTGAACGCTTGCAGGCTCATGTAGACAGGAATATCGCTCGCAAACTCACACCTGCTGAGTGCTcagaaaagaagaagagaaagctGTTTCATGATTCTAATTGCTCGGACACCGTTGTATCAGTCTACAGGATAAATAACCAG GTGGAAGCAAATCTATCAAAAGGTATCGGAAATTGA